A window of Ananas comosus cultivar F153 linkage group 11, ASM154086v1, whole genome shotgun sequence genomic DNA:
TCCTGCCGGGGGAGGCGGAttcgggcggcggcggcaacaacaacaacaacagcagcaacaacaacaaggGGGCCCGTGGTCAGGAGGAGCGGGCGGCGTCGTCCTCGGCGTCCGTGGAGCGCACCCGATCCAACGGCGGCTATCGGACGGGTCGGGTCTCTCCGGCTCTGGACCCGCCCTCCCCCAAGGTCTCCGTCTGCGGCTTCTGCACCTTCTTCGGGAAGCCCCGCCCCAACTCCGACGCCaacagccgccgccgccgccgccgctagcTGCTCTCTCTTCAGTGATTTTGGGCTCGATTCCTCCACCTCCCCCCTCCcacctttttttcctttttcttttctttttttttcttttttttgagaaaattttccttttccttttttNGAACATATACAACCCACCAacccaacttttttttcttttttttaacaatcACCAAAGAAAGGCCGTAATCATTTACGCCTTCCTAAATTGCAATTTGAGCTTACAATAGTGTTATCCCTACCGTATATTATAAATAGATAAAGACTAGAGAGTATGTACCTTAGATTGAAACTATTATTCGATTagtttttctagatatttcaatgATACGTGGTTTTTAATCATCTAAATTTTCACTTATATTTTCGtgcagagaaaaagagagagggatGCACATCCCGGGATTTTCCTTTGGGATGGGTCGATACGGTGGTATGTGAACATTTTTCTAGCTAGTGCCGCtgaagatatataatatataatatgtaataatataccaaacaaacaaaagttgGGGCAAGAACCAATTATGTTAAAAAATGAATATAGATCGATGCAGTCTATATTTCAAAGAAAAAGGATAGAGACTGCGTTTGACTGTCCAAGAAGATCATCGGGGAAAATTGGAAACACATTTCCAACAGCAggtgcaaataaaaaaaaaataataaatgaacagGTGATAAAGAGACAACGTGGGTGGATAAGGAGAGGCCGGTAAACGAAGTGGGGGCGGGAGATGGACGGCGGATGGACGAAGCAGCAGAGTTTGAACAGATCTAGGGAgaggatggatggatggatggatggatggatggacgGAAAGAAGCCAACAGTTGCACCTAGAACACAAGCAAATAATAATGAGAAAACTAATTGCACCTACATCCGCGTGCGACTCTGAATTCCCTCCATGAAATGTTGACCGCTACCTCCCTGCAGTGCTTTGTCCTTTCCGCCTGCCCAGCGCACAACGCcacttatatattattagttctaaataaattataaaatgcgTCGTCCCGATGTGTTGACGTATAGACTCAAATTTGCTCGCGCACGCAACAGCCGCTAGCGGTAGCGGAACAAAAATACGAAATAATACGTATATATAGTAGCACATACCCCGTTCTTCCCGCATAATATACCTATATAACTTACAGGTCGAGGCACGAGCAGAGGCTGTCGCCGAAACAATCAATCATTGAGCTGAGTTGGTAATTGAAAGGCCCAGGACCAACAACATACTCTTAATTAATTGTTGtagatcttcttctcctttttcttcttcttcttcttcttcttcttgtaaTTCTCGGCGAGAGAggtctaaagagagagagagagagagagagagagagagagagagagagaataaagggGGCAGGGGCGGGGGtggtataataataataataataataataatagtcagTGAAATATATATCCAGATATATATGGCGGGTCTACAGCGGTCGAGCGAGACGTTTCGGAGGTCGGGATCGTCGGGGCTGGTGTGGGAGGACCGATTCCTGCCGGGGGAGGCGGAttcgggcggcggcggcggcaacaacgacaacaacaacaacaagggGGCCCGTGGTCAGGAGGAGCGGGCGGCGTCGTCCTCGGCGTCCGTGGAGCGCACCCGATCCAACGGCGGCTATCGGACGGGTCGGGTGTCTCCGGCTCTGGACCCGCCCTCCCCCAAGGTCTCCGTCTGCGGCTTCTGCACCTTCTTCGGGAAGCCCCGCCCCAACTCCGACGCCaacagccgccgccgccgccgccgctagcTGCTCTCTCTTCAGTGATTTTGGGCTCGATTCCTCCACCTCCCCCCTCCcacctttttttcctttttcttttctttttttttcttttttttgagaaaattttccttttccttttccttttcctttttttttttttttttttttttttttttttttttttgcttttttagttttattttcccTTCGATCtgctatataatataatataatataatataatatatagatttcGTAGTTTAGTTTGTATAAGATTATAAACATCATTGGTGTTCCCAGCTGACAAACTTCTGAATATATCATGTCCGCTTTCTGGCTCACCGTTCCATTTCTTCTGTGGGTATTATTGAGGCGGCGCCTGCTGAATTCTACAGCAGAAAATTAAGAGAAAGGAGTGGGAGGgaaggaaaaaacaaagaaattcCTGGAATTCGACAGGCGAGGAAGAGTTTGCAGACAGCAGGCACGCGAAAAGAAGAACATTCCAATGCCATCCtcttttactgtttaataaccTCGTTTCGTTTCTCTGCCTTCTCTCTCAATTTGTTGAAGACAAATTGTGTTTTGTGAAAAAGTATTAAGGCCATGTTTGTATCCTATGCGGGTGAATATATTGTGCATCGCCAGTTTATTATCCTTGTGAAAATTTCTcagatttctaaaaatttccgAACCGTAAAAGGTTACAGTGGATATAAGTTACTGGAAAAGCTGTAGTTTATAATGACCCCagcatctctttttttctcccttGTTTCAGAAGTAGTCGACCAGCAGGCAACTATGATCGACGACTTGGGCCAGCCGTCTGAAGGCGGGATTCGCAAGATACAAGTGGGATACAGACTACTACAAATAGCGACTAATTTAGATTGCCTTGTTTTCTTGTTTGAGCAGAAATCGACCGGGCATACAAAGTGAAATAATTGGTCGCACCGGAGAAGATTTTGTCCTTGTTTAACCACCGCCCTATCTGCCACGGAAGAAAATATCCCGCAATGTCACTTCGTTGCCCTGTCTGTGAGCAATGTCACTTCCTCGCGCGCTGTGTCTTGAACAGTCGGCCGCCTATTCTTAAGAGGATGAATGCCGGGACCACAACTCATTTTAGATTGTAGgttttataattcttttaatttaaaaattacaatttcaCTATATGccttatcactttttttttttaataaaattctatAATTCTTGAATTAATTAATGAGGGAccttaggaattttttttttttttggccgtAGACTCTGACATTTCTCTTCCTGGAATGTTATACCATCACTAGGCAGCTGTTCTATAACATGAGGTGGCACATTCATCCCGTTCCACCAAAATTTCTAGTTAATCAACCGCAGTGAAGTATgcgcaaattttatattttgtcattACCGCATCCTGTttcgttttgttttttttttttgaactttcttAGTTGAATGGCACTCTGTTTTGCATTTGACTTTCCTCTCTTACATCTTGCCTGCTATTGTTTTTCTGAGCGTTCGTGCATGATGAAATTGCCGTGAATTGCCATTGATATTCTTATAAATTGCAactaaattaagaaaataataataaaatgcgGTTCGAGGGAACAATCCTGCCTGTCAACGAAACAAGGTTCCTCATGAAGTTCTACATGTTCTGCTGATCTCATTATTTAACCACTGTTTGGATATACAAACTCGctgagaaaattaattttcccCATCTATAAACATTATCTTTTCCGTGGCGTGCATCTTTAGACATCTACGCTCTGCGGATCTTGGTCTTGTACAACAGGACAAGTATTTTGTCCATTGAAAAGTAAAGGAAGCAACCATTTGAATGCGTCACGAATGATCCAAAGCTCGTCCCTACAATGCAATGCCATGTCGCCCCGTATGCTTTGTCGAACTCCTGTCGCCAAGCACAGCAATTAAAGACTCACCATCAGCAGAACACACACCGGCCCATCGACGAATAACTATATACATAATAAACATATGCATGTGCATAGAAAGGGGCGGGAGAGAGCGAATCTGAGGCTGCGTACGTACCTTCTTGATGTCGTGGGCCATCTGCCTGGAGCTGAACTTGTCGAGGGTGTCGTAGGCCCGCCTGGCGCATCGGAACGCGTGCAGTTGCATGAAGGGCGGCATGTCGGCCGCCACCACCTTCACCCTCAGCACCGCAGCAACGTCCGCTGCGTTCGTCTCGATATGCGGCAACGACTTCCTCCCCGGCACGAAGTTGTTGCGATCCCCTTGGCCTGCCGTGAGCACGTGGACCCTCAGCTTCTCAAGACACCCCTCTTGCATTGCGGGCTTCGCGTCGCTCACGGAGTGTCGCCTCATCTCTTTCTCGATCGCGTTGCATCTGCCGAAGAGCCCCCCTGTCTTCGACCTGTGATGAGATCCCATCATCACCACCGCTGTTTGGTGTTTACTGTTAGCGCAAAGCAAGCGCAGATTTCTTGATCGATCGAGACGTTGCATTCGGCAGAATATACGtgcacatgtatatatatatatatatagaagataaaaaagagagagagagaagagagagagaggatgaggagagagagaggtagacgagagagagagagcgagaagaGAGGGTCACGGAAAGGGTGGTGAATCTTTTCGCTGTAGAGCGATAGCATGATAGGTCGCAGTAGAAGATGTGTTACGGGACGCATTCtcttagaaaaataaatggcgAAAAGAAGAACGGGTTTGGGGGATGGAGCAAATTGATGAAAAAGAGCAGACCATGTGCGAGCGCCTGTCACCGTGGAATGCAGGAGTGGTAGGGGGCCGGCTACAGGGGCTAGAGGGTGGGAGCCATTACGTATATATTTACATTACATTACTCAAATTAAGTAAATTCGTTAGTGTTACTTTCTAGGGCCCATGGGTGGGGAATTGGGATCCCATTCCCATCTATTTCGGCTCCTCCTCTACTACTGTTTCTGCAGGGCTGTGCGACCTGAGGGGTTTCcgatccaatccaatccaatccaatccaatccaatcggTGGGGGAGAGAAGACCCACCACCCCGGTTGGGTGTCCACTGGCCACTGGCCACTGGCCACCACAATCCCCATACGGCGTTTCTGTCAAGATTGAAAATGCGGACGGCCCCctatattattcatttattttctccTCTTCCGTTGAATCCACTGTCTTAATTTGTTGGTGCTGATAATTGAGATTAGGTGTGCCCCTGTTTTTCTTCGGTTTTTGACACATGACACCTGGCTTGGCAATGATTGAGATTTTGGTTGCGGCGAATCAAGTTCACCTTTACTTCAACGATTTACATTCTATATTACGCCCACAACGTTAGCGACTCCTATCATATTCATAGACCTACCTCTCTCCCGGAAATACACTTAAACTGGTTACAGTTTGGTTGCACGTGGTAGGTGAAACAAAGACAGAACAATAGACATCAGGCGGCGCACCGGACCTTATAGGCGATACTTACGACCGAGCTACAGTATATGGACCATTTCTGTGCATCTCGGAGCCAAAAAATAGACCATTAGTTCTCTGTCACAAGAAATAGAAGATTAGGAAAAGAGTCATAGATTGGAGTCCAGAATTCAATATGATCCAAGGTCTTTATGATCGGATCATCTTGGACTGCTTTGCTCTGCTCTGCATAATAAATAAAGATTTGAATTTACTGACCTTTCTAGCACAGACGGCAAAAATCATGATGGTTGGTATCAAGattctaaatttgaagtttatttgCTTTATATTTCTACTTAAGTTTATTtcaggaaaataaaaataaaacatatagcatgctatctttcaataaaaaaatgataataatattcGAATCTTCGCTAAACAGATACAATGATGCAAGCAAGAAAGAGCTGAGCCAGATAAATGACCGAACCTTTCACGCTACATCTTTTGAATAGTGTTATAtgcattttgaattttaagcACACAATAGGTACTGCTAATTAtctacggaaaaaaaaaacccataggTTCCTTCAGAGCGGGAGCGCCTATCTTGCGCTATAAATTTTGGAGGAAACAAAATTTCTTACTTTTATTGAAATTAATTGGATGTCACTGCTGTAAATCTTGACTGGCATGAGATATTTTGCATACGAtgatgatatttatatattttgcataTTGGCGATCCGCATATTTTGGATTGGACATTAATTAACCAATTCTAGTCCACAATATTCTGGGTCCTGAATCTCGATCACGCCCAACCCAATAAGCTGAAAACGAGTAAATCTTGACTAGCATGAGATATTTTGCATacaatgatgatgatgatatttattattttgcatATGGGCGATCCTTGTATTTCGGATTGGACATTAATTAACCTATTCTAGTCCACAATATTCTGGGTCCTGGATCACGGTCAGGGCCAACTCGATAAGCTGAAAACGAGGGCCTGATTTTTGTTGTCTTTGGCATTGGTTAGGCTGGCCCGACCATGAGCTGTCTAACAGGAAATCATTAAGCACCATAATATTAAATTCATGATTTCACGGTGAGTAGAACGCCtagtttttttactttaaagACGAACGTAAATGATGGGTTGGCATAGCTGCAAATGCTCGTTCGAAAAA
This region includes:
- the LOC109717082 gene encoding uncharacterized protein At1g15400-like, producing the protein MAGLQRSSETFRRSGSSGLVWEDRFLPGEADSGGGGNNNNNSSNNNKGARGQEERAASSSASVERTRSNGGYRTGRVSPALDPPSPKVSVCGFCTFFGKPRPNSDANSRRRRRR
- the LOC109717083 gene encoding uncharacterized protein At1g15400-like encodes the protein MAGLQRSSETFRRSGSSGLVWEDRFLPGEADSGGGGGNNDNNNNKGARGQEERAASSSASVERTRSNGGYRTGRVSPALDPPSPKVSVCGFCTFFGKPRPNSDANSRRRRRR
- the LOC109717080 gene encoding uncharacterized protein LOC109717080, with the protein product MQRLDRSRNLRLLCANSKHQTAVVMMGSHHRSKTGGLFGRCNAIEKEMRRHSVSDAKPAMQEGCLEKLRVHVLTAGQGDRNNFVPGRKSLPHIETNAADVAAVLRVKVVAADMPPFMQLHAFRCARRAYDTLDKFSSRQMAHDIKKEFDKAYGATWHCIVGTSFGSFVTHSNGCFLYFSMDKILVLLYKTKIRRA